In one window of Nesterenkonia sandarakina DNA:
- a CDS encoding alpha/beta fold hydrolase, with product MSPAAAHTAGATARLIDGTRITDHWLQVPLDHTAAQDHTAPLDHSAEHRAPDGEAIRIYAREFVAAEAAAQGAEHVESLPWLLFLQGGPGGKGSRPAKLGGWMAEAGAKFRILMLDQRGTGLSTPLTRHSLAARGDAAAQAAHMRHFRADSIVADAEALRRALGVESWSVLGQSFGGFTTLSYLSFAPESLDRALITGGLAPLTGHADRVYRATYAKMRARNAEHFTRFPQDREILDAVFAHLRTHQVRLLDGSLLTPARLQLIGMLLGGNTRADSLHYLLEEAFTGPERTQLSDTFLAAVGQQLSFAGNPMYAVMHESIYGQPAALTEGRGDTGWAAQRVGAEFPDFSAEATSPLLLGEMILREHLLLDPTLADLVAAADLLAGVEDWAPLYDLEQLSRNQVPTAAALYTDDVYVARELSWKTAEGVAGISVWETNEFHHDGLGDDGARVFSELLKRT from the coding sequence ATGAGCCCGGCAGCAGCGCACACCGCCGGTGCCACCGCCAGGCTGATCGACGGCACCCGGATCACCGATCACTGGCTTCAGGTGCCTCTGGACCACACTGCAGCTCAGGACCACACCGCGCCGCTGGATCACTCAGCGGAGCACCGGGCGCCCGACGGCGAGGCGATCCGGATCTACGCCCGGGAGTTCGTCGCCGCCGAAGCCGCCGCGCAGGGCGCCGAGCACGTGGAGTCCCTCCCTTGGCTGCTGTTCCTGCAGGGCGGACCCGGCGGCAAGGGCAGCCGGCCGGCGAAGCTCGGCGGCTGGATGGCCGAGGCTGGTGCGAAGTTCCGGATCCTGATGCTGGATCAGCGCGGCACCGGGCTCTCCACCCCGCTCACTCGGCACTCTCTGGCCGCCCGGGGTGACGCCGCCGCCCAGGCGGCGCATATGCGCCATTTCCGCGCCGATTCGATCGTCGCCGACGCCGAGGCGTTGCGCCGGGCGCTCGGGGTGGAGTCTTGGAGCGTGCTGGGGCAGAGCTTCGGCGGGTTCACCACGCTGAGCTACCTCTCCTTCGCTCCGGAGTCCCTGGATCGGGCGCTGATCACCGGTGGCCTGGCCCCGCTGACCGGACACGCAGACCGGGTCTACCGGGCCACCTATGCGAAGATGCGCGCCCGCAACGCCGAGCACTTCACCCGGTTCCCGCAGGACCGGGAGATCCTGGACGCGGTCTTCGCGCATCTGCGCACCCACCAGGTGCGGCTGCTGGATGGCTCGCTGCTGACCCCGGCCCGGCTGCAGCTGATCGGGATGCTGCTGGGCGGCAACACCCGCGCCGATTCGCTGCACTACCTGCTGGAGGAGGCGTTCACCGGGCCCGAGCGCACGCAGCTCTCGGACACGTTCCTCGCCGCGGTGGGCCAGCAGCTCTCCTTCGCCGGGAACCCGATGTACGCGGTGATGCATGAATCCATCTACGGCCAGCCTGCTGCGCTGACCGAGGGCCGCGGTGACACCGGCTGGGCGGCCCAGCGGGTGGGCGCGGAGTTCCCTGACTTCAGCGCGGAGGCCACCTCTCCCCTGCTGCTGGGCGAGATGATCCTGCGCGAGCACCTGCTCTTGGACCCGACGCTGGCAGACCTGGTGGCGGCCGCGGACCTGCTGGCCGGCGTGGAGGACTGGGCGCCGCTCTATGACCTGGAGCAGCTGAGCCGGAATCAGGTGCCCACCGCCGCGGCGCTGTACACCGATGATGTCTACGTGGCGCGGGAGCTCTCCTGGAAGACCGCCGAGGGGGTCGCCGGGATCAGCGTCTGGGAGACCAACGAGTTCCACCACGACGGCCTGGGCGACGACGGCGCCCGGGTGTTCTCGGAGCTGCTCAAGCGCACCTGA
- a CDS encoding DEAD/DEAH box helicase, with the protein MTAAKRLHKLEPTDGAAPGSEELYAAFESWTEAHGLSLYPAQQDAILELADGQHVIMATPTGSGKSMVATAAHFFALSRGERSVYTAPIKALVSEKFFSLVDIFGAENVGMVTGDSSVNAGAPIICCTAEILANEALRDGRDANVGPVIMDEFHFYADPQRGWAWQVPLLELTGRAEQGSSGQGATGSRAQFLLMSATLGDTSRFEERLSAGTGRDVVTVSSAERPVPLSYEYSTTALQTKLEELVSTHQAPVYVVHFSQREAAERAVGLASLNVVSKEERELIRVKLETFRFAKGFGKTLNRLLRAGIGVHHAGMLPKYRRLVEQLAQQGLLKVICGTDTLGVGINVPIRTVLLTALSKYDGTRTRQLNAREFHQIAGRAGRAGFDTHGTVVVQAPEHVIENEAAIQKARAKHGEDEKKVSQAIRSAGKKKPREGFVSWSEKTFERIIAATPEPMVSRMQVSYSMVLHLLERPEDPIRAMRRMILAADETPARKAQLQRQALQILRELLTAGVLERLDRPDEDGRTVDLTLDLQDNFALNQPLAPFAVAAVELLDTESESYAHDVISVIESILETPHQITGAQVKQLKSEKIGELKAEGVDYVERMRILDELTHPQPLAELLNQQFEIYRSGAPWVSDHVLQPKSVVRDMLERAFDFTTMVNHYQIARSEGVLLRYLSDAYKALRQTVPENRLTEELEDLLAWLGEVVRQTDSSLLEEWERLQAGDDPEKLAELAAMEEDVSALDHPDRVTANPRAFKVMVRNALFLRAELFAQEKEAKLAELDAEHGWDADRWRQALDAYFNTYEDLYTDAQSRGPSLVRLDTAPKDTPDPERRYWRAVQVLDDPDGHHDWGIHAWIDLTASDEAGAPAVIMDRVGELG; encoded by the coding sequence CCGAGGAGCTCTACGCGGCCTTCGAATCCTGGACCGAGGCGCATGGGCTCAGCCTCTACCCGGCCCAGCAGGACGCCATCTTAGAACTCGCCGACGGTCAGCACGTCATCATGGCCACCCCCACCGGGTCCGGGAAGTCCATGGTCGCCACCGCGGCGCACTTCTTCGCGCTCTCCCGCGGGGAGCGCAGCGTCTACACCGCCCCGATCAAGGCGCTGGTCTCGGAGAAGTTCTTCTCCCTGGTGGACATCTTTGGAGCCGAGAACGTCGGCATGGTCACCGGTGACTCCTCGGTCAACGCGGGTGCCCCGATCATCTGCTGCACTGCGGAGATCCTGGCCAATGAGGCGCTGCGCGACGGCCGGGACGCCAATGTGGGCCCGGTGATCATGGACGAGTTCCACTTCTACGCCGATCCGCAGCGCGGCTGGGCCTGGCAGGTCCCGCTGCTGGAGCTCACCGGCCGCGCCGAGCAGGGCTCTTCGGGACAAGGCGCCACTGGCAGCCGGGCCCAGTTCCTGCTGATGTCCGCCACTCTGGGTGACACCTCCCGCTTCGAGGAGCGGCTCAGTGCCGGGACCGGGCGCGACGTCGTCACGGTCTCCAGCGCGGAGCGTCCGGTGCCGCTGAGCTATGAGTACTCCACCACCGCGCTGCAGACCAAGCTCGAGGAGCTGGTCAGCACGCACCAGGCCCCGGTCTACGTGGTGCACTTCTCCCAGCGCGAGGCGGCCGAGCGCGCCGTCGGCCTGGCCTCACTTAACGTGGTCTCCAAGGAGGAGCGGGAGCTGATCCGGGTGAAGCTGGAGACCTTCCGCTTCGCCAAGGGCTTCGGCAAGACGCTGAACCGGCTGCTGCGCGCCGGGATCGGGGTGCACCACGCCGGGATGCTGCCCAAATACCGCCGGCTGGTGGAGCAGCTCGCCCAGCAGGGCCTGCTGAAGGTGATCTGCGGGACCGACACCCTCGGCGTCGGGATCAACGTGCCGATCCGCACCGTGCTGCTGACCGCGCTGAGCAAATACGACGGCACCCGCACCCGGCAGCTCAACGCCCGGGAGTTCCACCAGATCGCCGGTCGCGCCGGCCGGGCCGGGTTCGACACCCACGGCACCGTGGTGGTCCAGGCCCCGGAGCATGTGATCGAGAACGAGGCGGCGATCCAGAAGGCCCGCGCCAAGCACGGCGAGGATGAGAAGAAGGTCTCCCAGGCGATCCGCTCCGCCGGGAAGAAGAAGCCCCGCGAGGGTTTCGTCTCCTGGAGTGAGAAGACCTTCGAGCGGATCATCGCGGCCACCCCGGAGCCGATGGTCTCCCGGATGCAGGTCAGCTACTCGATGGTGCTGCACCTGCTGGAGCGTCCCGAGGATCCGATCCGGGCGATGCGCCGGATGATCCTCGCCGCAGATGAGACCCCGGCCCGGAAGGCGCAGCTGCAGCGGCAGGCGCTGCAGATCCTGCGCGAGCTGCTCACCGCCGGGGTGCTCGAGCGCCTGGACCGTCCCGATGAGGACGGCCGCACCGTGGACCTGACCCTGGACCTGCAGGACAACTTCGCGCTGAACCAGCCGCTGGCGCCGTTCGCGGTGGCCGCGGTGGAGCTGCTGGACACCGAGTCCGAGTCTTACGCCCACGATGTGATCAGCGTGATCGAATCCATCCTGGAGACCCCGCACCAGATCACCGGCGCCCAGGTGAAGCAGCTGAAGTCGGAGAAGATCGGAGAGCTCAAGGCCGAGGGGGTGGACTATGTGGAGCGGATGCGGATCCTCGATGAGCTCACCCACCCGCAGCCGCTCGCCGAGCTGCTGAACCAGCAGTTCGAGATCTACCGCAGCGGGGCGCCCTGGGTCTCGGATCATGTGCTGCAGCCGAAGTCGGTGGTCCGGGACATGCTGGAGCGCGCCTTCGACTTCACCACCATGGTGAATCACTACCAGATCGCCCGGTCCGAGGGGGTGCTGCTGCGCTACCTCTCCGACGCCTATAAGGCGCTGCGCCAGACGGTCCCGGAGAACCGGCTCACCGAGGAGCTCGAAGACCTGCTCGCCTGGCTGGGCGAGGTGGTCCGGCAGACCGACAGCTCACTCCTGGAGGAATGGGAACGCCTGCAGGCCGGGGATGACCCGGAAAAGCTGGCCGAGCTCGCCGCCATGGAGGAGGACGTCTCCGCACTGGATCATCCGGACCGGGTCACCGCGAACCCCCGGGCCTTCAAGGTGATGGTGCGCAACGCGCTGTTCCTGCGCGCGGAGCTCTTCGCCCAGGAGAAGGAGGCCAAGCTCGCCGAGCTCGACGCCGAGCACGGCTGGGACGCCGACCGGTGGCGTCAGGCGCTGGACGCCTACTTCAACACCTACGAGGACCTCTACACCGACGCCCAGTCCCGCGGTCCCTCCCTGGTGCGCCTGGACACCGCACCGAAGGACACCCCGGACCCGGAGCGCCGCTACTGGCGGGCCGTGCAGGTCCTCGATGACCCGGACGGGCACCACGACTGGGGCATCCACGCCTGGATCGACCTCACCGCCTCGGATGAGGCCGGCGCGCCCGCGGTGATCATGGACCGGGTCGGGGAACTCGGATGA